A genomic window from Halorubrum lacusprofundi ATCC 49239 includes:
- the tatC gene encoding twin-arginine translocase subunit TatC gives MASALDEDTQQSLAEGRESAKAFLRSIQKDLQKVFVVFLLGFLATFWALRVFIWDSLYNITQSNMSPEVAAEADVIATTPFEVILLQAKIGLIVGVIFAIPPFIYVARDELRARGAWPQSPVARWKLAGMGLLGVGLFVVGVAYGVYAFFPIMFSFLAGFGLEAGLQPTYGIVMWTEFIVFLSLSFGLAGQMPLLITGLSYSGIVQYETFRDKWRYAVVAIFVFGAVFSPPDPFTQLMWAFPLIVLYGFSLYLAKLVVTAQRSSDRIDVLGAARNHWNIVGGAAVLGSGLVYAFYEYGGRTGFNDLLRLANSDWRFLEPGASLGVNPATATAIYAAGWALAFVAVATLWAVFADLDTTSAGYQYGDPAAIDVGELDAAGVRAAPDNAFAEMDEEESLALAQAAIDDDDPEKAQAILDRFDAVHGEGDGDDGADGSATGSGDGAGRSGGSGGSGGSGGSGGDDGLMGTVQDRTSRASSTFLSELTDGDEEEAEDDIGGYYKDLKFIFDSLRSRSFRLVAVFGGVMAAVFTWLYLGGLATVRNDLESRVPAEIEGGINIITLHPVEALIFMVKFSVLLGIVAVFPVALYYAWPALRERGFVAGRIYKVYLWAGALLGGLLGGFALGYAYIAPGIIGWLVTDAELANMIITYQVSDFLWLVVYTTVGIGFLADIPIAMILLNNAGIPYDVFRNRWREVTVGIMLFAAVFTPADVITMFLATLPLMAAYGVGIGVLFLVTLGGRRDLSPPSEFVGR, from the coding sequence ATGGCGAGTGCCCTCGACGAGGATACCCAGCAGTCGCTCGCGGAAGGACGCGAGTCGGCGAAGGCGTTCCTCCGGTCGATCCAGAAGGACCTTCAGAAGGTGTTCGTCGTCTTCCTGTTGGGCTTTCTCGCGACGTTCTGGGCGCTCCGCGTGTTCATCTGGGACTCCCTCTACAACATTACACAGTCGAACATGTCGCCCGAGGTCGCCGCTGAGGCCGACGTAATCGCCACCACCCCGTTCGAGGTGATCCTCCTGCAGGCGAAGATCGGGCTAATCGTCGGTGTGATCTTCGCAATTCCGCCCTTCATCTACGTCGCCCGCGACGAGCTTCGCGCTCGCGGGGCATGGCCGCAGTCACCGGTTGCGCGCTGGAAGCTCGCGGGAATGGGGCTCCTCGGTGTCGGCCTGTTCGTGGTCGGCGTCGCCTACGGGGTCTACGCCTTCTTCCCGATCATGTTCTCCTTCCTGGCCGGCTTCGGGCTGGAGGCCGGGCTCCAGCCCACCTACGGGATCGTGATGTGGACGGAGTTCATCGTCTTCCTCTCGCTTTCGTTCGGACTTGCCGGACAGATGCCGCTTCTCATCACCGGGCTCTCCTACTCGGGCATCGTCCAGTACGAGACGTTCCGCGACAAGTGGCGCTACGCGGTCGTCGCCATCTTCGTCTTCGGCGCCGTGTTCTCCCCGCCGGACCCGTTCACCCAGCTGATGTGGGCATTCCCGCTCATCGTCCTGTACGGATTCAGCCTCTACCTCGCGAAGCTCGTCGTCACGGCCCAGCGGAGCTCCGACCGCATCGACGTGCTCGGCGCGGCCCGCAACCACTGGAACATCGTGGGCGGCGCGGCCGTCCTCGGCAGCGGGCTCGTGTACGCCTTCTACGAGTACGGCGGACGGACCGGCTTCAACGATCTCCTCCGACTCGCCAACAGCGACTGGCGCTTCCTCGAACCCGGTGCGAGTCTCGGCGTCAACCCAGCGACTGCGACCGCGATCTACGCCGCCGGATGGGCGCTCGCATTCGTCGCTGTCGCGACGCTGTGGGCCGTGTTCGCCGACCTCGACACGACGAGCGCGGGCTACCAGTACGGCGACCCGGCCGCCATCGACGTGGGCGAACTCGACGCGGCCGGCGTCCGTGCCGCCCCGGACAACGCCTTCGCGGAGATGGACGAGGAAGAGTCGCTCGCGCTCGCGCAGGCCGCGATCGACGACGACGACCCTGAGAAGGCGCAGGCGATCCTCGACCGGTTCGACGCGGTACACGGCGAGGGCGACGGCGACGATGGAGCGGACGGCTCTGCGACGGGGAGCGGAGACGGGGCGGGTCGTTCCGGCGGCTCGGGCGGCTCTGGCGGCTCGGGCGGCTCCGGCGGCGACGACGGCCTGATGGGAACCGTTCAGGACCGCACGTCCCGAGCCAGCTCCACGTTCCTCTCCGAGCTCACTGACGGCGACGAAGAGGAGGCCGAAGACGACATCGGCGGCTACTACAAGGACCTCAAGTTCATCTTCGACTCGTTGCGGTCACGGTCGTTCCGGCTCGTCGCCGTCTTCGGCGGTGTGATGGCGGCCGTGTTCACGTGGCTGTACCTCGGCGGACTCGCGACGGTGCGCAACGACTTGGAGTCGCGCGTTCCGGCCGAGATCGAGGGCGGGATCAACATCATCACGCTCCACCCGGTCGAGGCGCTGATCTTCATGGTGAAGTTCTCGGTGCTGCTCGGGATCGTGGCCGTGTTCCCGGTCGCGCTCTACTACGCGTGGCCCGCCCTCCGCGAGCGTGGCTTCGTCGCCGGGCGGATCTACAAGGTGTATCTCTGGGCGGGCGCGCTGCTCGGCGGGCTGCTCGGCGGCTTCGCGCTCGGGTACGCCTACATCGCACCCGGTATCATCGGGTGGCTCGTCACCGACGCCGAGCTGGCGAACATGATCATCACCTATCAGGTGAGCGACTTCCTCTGGCTCGTCGTCTACACCACCGTCGGGATCGGCTTCCTCGCGGACATCCCGATCGCGATGATCCTGCTGAACAACGCCGGGATCCCGTACGATGTCTTCCGGAACCGCTGGCGCGAGGTCACCGTCGGGATCATGCTGTTCGCGGCGGTGTTCACCCCTGCCGACGTGATCACGATGTTCCTCGCGACGCTCCCGCTGATGGCGGCGTACGGCGTCGGCATCGGCGTCCTGTTCCTCGTCACGCTCGGCGGCCGGCGGGACCTCTCGCCGCCCTCGGAGTTCGTCGGGCGCTGA
- a CDS encoding twin-arginine translocase subunit TatC — MDDSDRSRDEPSAPEDDSVDGDGTVDSADATSDEAVGMPGGTSENRRSAGDENGDDTGPESVEPEVSPEVTSEIGADAGDADNSDSSTVEDAPTVEDGGVASERTAIEGTAESDEEFAGLEAPETDEEMPLAAHIEEMMRRLAVVFVFGGLATLVVVTESTELINYFWGYHIPAPLENRPRLYGPLELPLTRLKVAGLAGVVVGLPAFVYQTYRFMKPGLYENERRYYLAAVPTSLILGGIGIAFAHFLVLPAIFSYFTTYTSDAATIAFGLAETFNLIVIMLAFMAIVFQIPLFIMLAIMMNLVTRQWLEAKRLIFWGSFLGIAFLFSPDPTGMAPIIVTLTMIVLYEGTLAVLRWTGN; from the coding sequence ATGGACGACTCGGACCGGTCGCGTGACGAGCCCTCAGCCCCCGAGGACGACTCGGTCGACGGCGACGGGACGGTCGACAGCGCCGATGCTACATCGGACGAAGCGGTCGGAATGCCCGGCGGTACGTCCGAGAATCGCCGATCCGCTGGCGACGAGAACGGTGACGACACCGGACCGGAATCCGTCGAGCCGGAGGTGTCTCCTGAAGTCACGTCGGAGATCGGCGCGGACGCGGGCGACGCCGACAATTCGGACTCGTCGACCGTCGAGGATGCGCCGACCGTTGAGGACGGCGGCGTCGCGAGCGAAAGGACCGCGATCGAAGGGACCGCCGAAAGCGACGAGGAGTTCGCGGGCCTCGAGGCGCCCGAGACGGACGAGGAGATGCCGCTTGCGGCCCACATCGAGGAGATGATGCGGCGGCTCGCCGTCGTCTTCGTCTTCGGCGGGCTGGCGACGCTGGTCGTCGTCACCGAGTCGACGGAGCTCATCAACTACTTCTGGGGCTACCACATCCCCGCGCCCTTGGAGAACCGACCGCGGCTGTACGGCCCCCTCGAACTCCCGCTCACGCGGCTGAAGGTCGCCGGCCTCGCCGGCGTCGTGGTCGGACTGCCGGCGTTCGTCTACCAGACGTACCGGTTCATGAAGCCGGGGTTGTACGAGAACGAGCGACGCTACTACCTCGCGGCGGTCCCCACGAGTCTCATCCTCGGCGGGATCGGCATCGCGTTCGCGCACTTCCTCGTGTTGCCCGCGATCTTCTCGTACTTCACCACCTACACGTCCGACGCCGCGACGATCGCGTTCGGCCTCGCAGAGACGTTCAACCTGATCGTCATCATGCTCGCGTTCATGGCGATCGTCTTCCAGATCCCGCTGTTCATCATGCTCGCGATCATGATGAACCTCGTCACCCGGCAGTGGCTGGAGGCGAAGCGGCTCATCTTCTGGGGGTCGTTCCTCGGGATCGCGTTCCTCTTCAGCCCCGACCCGACCGGGATGGCGCCGATTATCGTGACGCTCACCATGATCGTGCTGTACGAGGGAACGTTGGCGGTGCTGCGCTGGACCGGGAACTAG
- the argF gene encoding ornithine carbamoyltransferase translates to MPLATDDFLDIDDVTPAELDALLDRAAAMKAGETDPRLGDATLGMIFEKPSTRTRVSFETGMTRLGGHAMFLGPDDIQLGHGEPLRDTARVLGRYVDGVMARLFDHEDVEVLAEYADCPVINGLTDEAHPCQTLADLLTIRETVGEDATVAWVGDGNNVGQSFVVGAAMTGIDVQVATPAEYGMDPHVFDRAAEFGADVEPTTDPEAAIDGADVVYTDVWISMGQEDQRAEKLAAFEGFQVNADLLAGTDAKVMHCLPAHRGEEITDGVLESDRALVWDQAENRMHAQNALLVELLGGE, encoded by the coding sequence ATGCCACTCGCCACCGACGACTTCCTCGACATCGACGACGTAACGCCAGCCGAACTGGACGCCCTGCTCGACCGCGCCGCCGCGATGAAGGCGGGCGAGACCGACCCCCGACTCGGGGACGCGACGCTCGGGATGATCTTCGAGAAGCCCTCGACGCGCACCCGCGTCTCCTTCGAGACGGGAATGACCCGACTCGGCGGCCACGCGATGTTCCTCGGGCCGGACGACATCCAACTGGGCCACGGCGAGCCGCTGCGCGACACCGCGCGGGTGCTCGGCCGCTACGTCGACGGCGTGATGGCCAGACTCTTCGATCACGAAGACGTCGAGGTCCTCGCCGAGTACGCCGACTGCCCGGTCATCAACGGGCTGACCGACGAGGCGCACCCCTGCCAGACGCTCGCCGACCTCCTCACCATCCGGGAGACGGTCGGCGAGGACGCCACGGTCGCGTGGGTCGGCGACGGCAACAACGTCGGGCAGTCGTTCGTCGTCGGCGCGGCGATGACCGGGATCGACGTACAGGTCGCCACCCCCGCGGAGTACGGAATGGACCCTCACGTCTTCGACCGCGCCGCGGAGTTCGGCGCCGACGTGGAGCCGACGACGGACCCCGAAGCGGCGATCGACGGCGCCGACGTCGTCTACACCGACGTGTGGATCTCGATGGGGCAGGAGGACCAGCGCGCGGAGAAGCTCGCCGCATTCGAGGGGTTCCAAGTGAACGCCGACCTGCTGGCCGGCACCGACGCGAAGGTGATGCACTGTCTGCCCGCGCACCGCGGCGAGGAGATCACGGACGGCGTGTTGGAGTCGGACCGCGCGCTCGTCTGGGACCAGGCCGAAAACCGGATGCACGCGCAGAACGCGCTGCTCGTCGAGTTGCTCGGCGGGGAGTGA
- a CDS encoding [LysW]-lysine hydrolase, with protein sequence MSTGTECESDDSTESTADDSSAAGTDVVAGGGYPEACDTPARKLLFDMVSIPSPSGEEEQAAKRLVDFFEANGREAWIDEVGNVRAPASDAVLLTSHIDTVPGDIPVEVQPAAEDDEVGKPGEPVLWGRGTVDATGPLVAMAVAAVQTGVSFVGVAGEETNSRGARFLVEDRDAPEAVVNGEPSGWDGVTLGYRGFLAGTYVNTSESGHTSRPEPNAIQHAIDWWHGVEETFEPTDPDTPVFEQVTTKPVSFDGGLTDDGLAVEASMDVQLRVPPNRTVDEIHELAETELSTGSVHWKEPIPPVMESPRTELARAFRVAIRGAGGDVRLLRKTGTSDMNLFAAAWDCPMVTYGPGNSDLDHAPDERLPLSELDRATAVLSDVCRDRP encoded by the coding sequence ATGTCCACCGGGACGGAGTGCGAATCGGACGATTCGACCGAGTCGACGGCTGACGACTCGTCCGCGGCTGGAACCGACGTGGTCGCTGGCGGCGGCTACCCCGAGGCCTGCGACACGCCGGCCCGGAAGCTGCTGTTCGACATGGTGTCGATCCCCTCTCCCTCGGGCGAGGAGGAGCAGGCCGCGAAGCGCCTCGTCGACTTCTTCGAGGCGAACGGCCGGGAGGCGTGGATCGACGAGGTCGGGAACGTCCGCGCGCCCGCCAGCGACGCCGTCCTGCTGACCTCGCACATCGACACCGTCCCGGGCGATATCCCGGTCGAGGTGCAACCGGCGGCAGAAGACGACGAAGTCGGCAAGCCGGGCGAGCCCGTCCTCTGGGGGCGCGGGACTGTGGACGCGACCGGCCCGCTCGTCGCGATGGCAGTCGCGGCGGTCCAGACGGGCGTCTCGTTCGTCGGCGTCGCCGGCGAGGAGACAAACTCGCGGGGCGCACGATTCCTCGTCGAGGACCGCGACGCGCCGGAGGCCGTGGTGAACGGCGAGCCCTCCGGCTGGGACGGCGTTACCCTCGGCTACCGCGGCTTCCTCGCGGGGACGTACGTGAACACGAGCGAGTCCGGCCACACCTCGCGTCCGGAGCCGAACGCGATCCAGCACGCGATCGACTGGTGGCACGGGGTCGAGGAGACGTTCGAACCGACCGATCCGGACACGCCCGTCTTCGAGCAGGTGACGACCAAGCCCGTCTCGTTCGACGGCGGACTCACCGACGACGGGCTCGCCGTCGAGGCGTCGATGGACGTGCAGCTCCGCGTCCCGCCGAACCGGACGGTCGACGAGATCCACGAGCTGGCCGAGACGGAGCTGTCGACCGGCTCGGTCCACTGGAAGGAGCCGATTCCCCCGGTGATGGAGAGTCCGCGGACGGAGCTGGCCCGGGCGTTCCGCGTCGCGATCCGCGGCGCCGGCGGCGACGTCCGCCTGCTGCGCAAGACCGGGACGAGCGACATGAACCTGTTTGCGGCCGCGTGGGACTGCCCGATGGTCACCTACGGCCCCGGGAACTCGGACCTCGACCACGCGCCCGACGAGCGGCTCCCCCTCTCCGAGTTGGACCGCGCGACGGCGGTGTTGAGTGACGTCTGCCGGGACCGACCGTAG
- a CDS encoding aspartate aminotransferase family protein — translation MSGFVFSEKPIEIASGDGVTLTDTNGTEYLDFGASYACTPVGHCHPEVVDAATSQIEELMYVQASYPHAARTALYEQLSEAGPGDVDNVWLCNSGTEANEAALKFARHATGREKIVATTQGFHGRTMGALATTWKQKYKQGFEPLAGGVEFVEYGDADAMREAIDDETAAVILEPLQGEGGINPAATEYLQAVREATEEAGAAMVLDEIQTGLGRTGSLWATEKHDIVPDVLTTAKGLASGLPIGATLCRDWVAEDAGNHGSTFSGGPVVSAAAGATLDVIEHEDLPAHADEMGAYIRGQIDERLGDGVRDVRGDGLMIGIEVKRGSNRLLRDLAINHQVLALPAGRTVLRLLPPLTIEREHADAVIDALAEVIG, via the coding sequence ATGAGCGGCTTCGTCTTCTCCGAGAAGCCGATCGAGATTGCTTCGGGCGACGGCGTGACGCTCACCGACACGAACGGGACCGAGTACCTCGACTTCGGCGCGAGCTACGCGTGTACGCCCGTCGGCCACTGTCACCCCGAAGTCGTCGACGCCGCGACGAGCCAGATTGAGGAGCTGATGTACGTGCAGGCGTCGTACCCGCACGCGGCGCGGACGGCGCTGTACGAGCAGCTTTCCGAGGCCGGGCCGGGCGACGTCGACAACGTCTGGCTCTGTAACTCCGGCACCGAGGCCAACGAGGCCGCCCTGAAGTTCGCCCGACACGCCACCGGTCGCGAGAAGATTGTTGCGACGACACAGGGCTTTCACGGTCGGACGATGGGCGCGCTCGCGACCACGTGGAAGCAGAAGTACAAGCAGGGGTTCGAGCCGCTCGCCGGCGGCGTCGAGTTCGTCGAGTACGGCGACGCCGACGCGATGCGCGAGGCGATCGACGACGAGACCGCCGCGGTGATCTTGGAACCCCTCCAGGGCGAAGGCGGGATCAACCCCGCCGCCACCGAGTACCTGCAGGCGGTCCGGGAGGCGACGGAAGAGGCGGGGGCCGCGATGGTCCTCGACGAGATCCAGACCGGGCTCGGCCGTACCGGATCGCTGTGGGCGACCGAGAAGCACGACATCGTCCCGGACGTGCTCACGACTGCGAAGGGGCTCGCCAGCGGGCTCCCGATCGGCGCGACGCTGTGTCGCGACTGGGTCGCCGAGGACGCCGGGAATCACGGTTCGACGTTCTCGGGCGGGCCCGTCGTCTCCGCGGCCGCAGGAGCGACCCTCGACGTGATCGAACACGAGGACCTCCCCGCGCACGCCGACGAGATGGGGGCGTACATCCGCGGACAGATCGACGAGCGCCTCGGCGACGGCGTTCGCGACGTGCGGGGCGACGGCCTGATGATCGGCATCGAGGTGAAGCGCGGCTCGAACCGGCTGCTGCGCGACTTGGCGATCAACCACCAGGTGCTCGCGCTGCCGGCGGGCCGCACCGTGTTGCGCCTGCTCCCGCCGCTGACGATCGAGCGCGAGCACGCCGACGCCGTGATCGACGCGCTCGCGGAGGTGATCGGCTGA
- a CDS encoding acetylglutamate/acetylaminoadipate kinase, which translates to MTDEQSTTAEEPPVVVKIGGAKAVDPAGAVGDVAHLAANGRRVVVVHGGSTVVDEVIERLGMEPEYVESASGVTGRFTDAETMEAFTMAMAGKLNTELTALFREAGVDAVGLSGVDGGLLSGPRKSAVRVVEDGKKKIRRGEHSGRIESVNADLLDGLLADGYTPVVSPPMEGKEGDGGVTPVNTDADRAAAAVAGALDADLVLLTDVAGVYADPDDPDTLIESAATPDELAAVEAAAEGFMGKKVMAAKEALSGGSGRVIVAGANVNDPIVAALGGAGTTIERSAIAEQAETEGETA; encoded by the coding sequence ATGACCGACGAGCAGTCCACCACCGCAGAGGAGCCACCCGTCGTCGTCAAGATCGGCGGCGCGAAGGCGGTCGATCCGGCCGGCGCGGTCGGCGACGTGGCCCACCTCGCCGCCAACGGGCGGCGGGTCGTGGTCGTCCACGGCGGCTCGACGGTCGTCGACGAGGTCATCGAGCGGCTCGGCATGGAGCCCGAGTACGTCGAGTCCGCCTCCGGCGTCACCGGTCGATTCACCGACGCGGAGACGATGGAGGCGTTCACGATGGCGATGGCGGGCAAGCTCAACACCGAACTGACGGCGCTGTTCCGCGAGGCCGGCGTCGACGCGGTCGGCCTCTCGGGCGTCGACGGCGGGCTCCTCTCGGGGCCGCGCAAGTCGGCGGTCCGGGTGGTTGAAGACGGCAAAAAGAAGATCCGCCGCGGCGAGCACTCCGGCCGGATCGAGTCGGTGAACGCCGACCTGCTGGACGGGCTCCTCGCCGACGGGTACACCCCCGTCGTCTCGCCCCCGATGGAGGGGAAAGAGGGAGACGGCGGCGTCACGCCCGTCAACACCGACGCGGACCGGGCGGCCGCCGCGGTCGCCGGCGCGCTAGACGCGGATCTCGTCCTGCTGACGGACGTGGCCGGCGTGTACGCGGACCCCGACGACCCGGACACGCTGATCGAGTCGGCGGCGACGCCCGACGAACTGGCGGCGGTCGAAGCCGCCGCCGAGGGGTTCATGGGCAAGAAGGTGATGGCCGCCAAAGAGGCGCTCTCTGGCGGCTCCGGGCGCGTGATCGTCGCCGGTGCCAACGTCAACGACCCCATCGTCGCCGCGCTCGGCGGCGCGGGGACGACGATCGAACGATCGGCGATCGCAGAACAGGCCGAAACGGAGGGTGAGACCGCATGA
- the argC gene encoding N-acetyl-gamma-glutamyl-phosphate reductase — protein MTDETYTASIVGGTGFTGGELLRILSGHPDFEVVQATSRSADNMTVGRSHPNLRGLDLRFSDPDDLESVDVLFSATPHGVSMGQVDEYFEAADTVVDLSADFRLPEAALYDEWYDGHTSPEYLERAEYALPEINRENLSGADLIAGGGCNATATMLGLKPLVDAGALGPDTGEVVVDVKVGSSEGGAGGGAASSHPERSGVVRPYAPTGHRHEAEIEAYLGLDVSFTVHAVEMIRGASATCHVFPDEPVSKADLWQAYRGAYADEPFMRIVSGGGGVYRYPEPKAVAGTNYGEVGFELDPGNRRIVVFSAIDNMMKGSAGQAVHAANIALGLPEDAGLEFQGLHPVGSP, from the coding sequence ATGACCGACGAGACCTACACCGCGAGCATCGTCGGCGGCACGGGCTTCACCGGCGGCGAGCTGTTGCGGATCCTCTCGGGACATCCCGACTTCGAGGTCGTGCAGGCCACGTCGCGGTCGGCCGACAACATGACCGTCGGTCGCTCCCACCCGAATCTGCGCGGGCTCGACCTGCGCTTCTCGGACCCCGACGATCTGGAATCGGTCGACGTGCTGTTCTCGGCGACGCCGCACGGCGTCTCGATGGGACAGGTCGACGAGTACTTCGAGGCCGCCGACACGGTCGTCGACCTCTCGGCGGACTTCCGCCTGCCCGAGGCGGCGCTGTACGACGAGTGGTACGACGGGCACACGTCGCCCGAGTACTTGGAGCGCGCGGAGTACGCGCTCCCCGAGATCAACCGCGAGAACCTCTCCGGCGCCGACCTGATCGCCGGCGGCGGCTGTAACGCGACCGCGACGATGCTCGGGCTCAAGCCCCTCGTCGACGCGGGCGCGCTCGGTCCCGACACCGGTGAGGTCGTCGTCGACGTGAAGGTGGGCTCCTCGGAGGGCGGCGCCGGCGGCGGCGCGGCCTCCTCACATCCGGAGCGCTCGGGCGTCGTCCGCCCGTACGCGCCCACCGGTCACCGCCACGAGGCGGAGATCGAGGCGTACCTCGGGCTCGACGTCTCCTTTACCGTCCACGCGGTCGAGATGATCCGCGGCGCGAGCGCGACCTGCCACGTCTTCCCCGACGAGCCCGTCTCGAAGGCGGACCTGTGGCAGGCGTACCGCGGCGCCTACGCCGACGAACCGTTCATGCGAATCGTCTCCGGCGGGGGCGGCGTCTACCGCTACCCCGAGCCGAAGGCGGTCGCCGGCACGAACTACGGCGAGGTCGGCTTCGAACTCGATCCCGGTAACCGGCGCATCGTCGTCTTCTCGGCGATCGATAACATGATGAAAGGCTCCGCCGGGCAGGCGGTCCACGCGGCGAACATCGCCTTAGGGCTGCCCGAAGACGCCGGTCTGGAGTTCCAGGGGCTCCATCCCGTGGGGTCGCCATGA
- the lysX gene encoding lysine biosynthesis protein LysX, giving the protein MQIGILYSRIRKDEKLLLGELRDRGHEVEKIDVRKERFGLESTTANVEDLDIVVDRCLSTSRSLYATKFLDSYGVPVVNSPETGDICADKAKNSLALAEADIPTPATEVTFTKEAAMESIEEFGYPCVLKPVVGSWGRLMAKIDTRNAAEAILEHKETLGHYEHKVFYIQEFVDKPGRDIRALAVDGEPIAAMTRSSDHWLTNAAKGGETKSFDLDDRALDLVERASEAVGGGMLGVDLMEVGGTGSGEYTVHEVNHTVEFKALDAATDVDVPAKVVDWLEAKVAAADGEEVTA; this is encoded by the coding sequence ATGCAAATAGGGATCCTCTACTCGCGGATCCGGAAAGACGAGAAGCTGCTGCTCGGCGAGCTTCGCGACCGCGGCCACGAAGTCGAAAAGATCGACGTCCGGAAAGAGCGGTTCGGACTCGAATCGACGACCGCGAACGTCGAGGACCTCGATATCGTCGTCGACCGCTGTCTGTCGACGAGTCGGTCGCTGTACGCGACCAAGTTCCTCGACAGCTACGGCGTCCCGGTGGTGAACTCCCCCGAAACGGGCGACATCTGCGCCGACAAGGCGAAGAACTCGCTCGCGCTCGCCGAGGCGGATATTCCCACCCCGGCGACGGAGGTCACGTTCACGAAGGAGGCCGCGATGGAGTCGATCGAGGAGTTCGGCTACCCCTGCGTGCTCAAGCCCGTCGTCGGCTCGTGGGGCCGGCTGATGGCGAAGATCGACACGCGGAACGCCGCAGAGGCGATCTTAGAGCACAAGGAGACGCTCGGCCACTACGAGCACAAGGTGTTCTACATCCAGGAGTTCGTCGACAAGCCCGGCCGCGACATCCGCGCGCTGGCGGTCGACGGCGAGCCGATCGCTGCGATGACTCGGTCGTCCGATCACTGGCTCACGAACGCCGCGAAGGGCGGCGAGACGAAATCCTTTGATCTCGACGACCGCGCGCTGGATCTGGTCGAGCGCGCCTCGGAGGCGGTCGGCGGCGGCATGCTCGGCGTCGACCTGATGGAGGTCGGTGGTACCGGCTCCGGCGAGTACACCGTTCACGAGGTGAACCACACAGTTGAGTTCAAGGCACTCGACGCTGCCACCGACGTCGACGTTCCCGCGAAGGTCGTCGACTGGCTGGAGGCGAAGGTCGCGGCGGCCGACGGCGAGGAGGTCACGGCATGA
- the lysW gene encoding lysine biosynthesis protein LysW has translation MTSDTDPVMAEDPITGEEIELPADVEVGEIIDSPVTGTELEVISLDPVVLEEAPELEEDWGE, from the coding sequence ATGACGAGCGACACTGATCCAGTGATGGCAGAGGACCCGATCACGGGCGAAGAGATCGAGCTTCCGGCCGACGTGGAAGTCGGCGAGATCATCGACAGTCCGGTCACCGGGACCGAACTGGAGGTCATCTCGCTGGACCCCGTCGTGTTGGAAGAGGCCCCCGAACTTGAGGAGGATTGGGGCGAGTAG